Part of the Mobula hypostoma chromosome 15, sMobHyp1.1, whole genome shotgun sequence genome is shown below.
taacatggttagagcattggctgattggtaggaggcagcaagtgggactaaaaggatccttttctggttggctaccagtgactattggtgttctgcaggggttggtgttgggaccacttctttttatgctgtatatcaatgatttagatgatggaatagatggctttgttgccaagtttgcagatgatacgaagattggtggaggggcaggtagtgttgaggaaacaggtaggatgcagaaggacttagattaggagaatgggcaagaaagtggcaaatgaaatacaatgttggaaaatgcatggtcatgcactttggtagaagaaataaatgtgcggactgttttataaacaggcagaaaatccaaaaatctgaaatacaaagcGACTTAGGAGTCCCTTGCGTAGAACACgctgaaggttaacctgcaggttgaggtggtggtgaggaaggcaaatgcaatgttagcactcatttcaagaggtcttctCCTCTTCCTCTTGTTTTACagtggttggcacccagcttagtgGTGCATTAcggccaccttctgctccggagtgtgtaatagacttacattctaaatccgtgtgtgtgtgtgtgtgtgtgtgtgtgtgtgtgtgtgtgtgtgtgtgtgtgtgtgtgtgtatatatatatatatatatatatatatatatacacacacacacacacatacatacacacacacatacacacatatacttCACCCTCCCGTCTTTGGCCActctagtaccctattcctgcttatccatcatatcatatataaaaaacccctgtaccccttaagaaagctcaaaaataccctaacctgtgctctctcacccatgcccagcaacccttttactgtgaattcctgcacccccaattcccttagtttaattctcatcatctctctctgtctcccatacttcctgcaacacaaaactacatgttctactgactcctcttcctgacattcctcacacaatcctgtctggtgtttccctatcattttcaatgttttgtttaatgcacagtgccccagccttaacctagtccacacagtctcctctcttctgtatccatacctaccctagtacctgcaacactcttttgtatttgatataaacaCCTCCctttcccatctttcttgccacatttggttgatttcccccccccccagattgcacacttaacctctgctttacagaTACTAATgttcatttctatattttctttaacgccctctttgccaactcatccaccctttcattcctggaacccacagaaattttacctgaccgccctgatttgcaattcttgtgactgactgaaggacatCTTGCCCACTGTCTgcgtgaaaagaccttaaacttgctagaacttatttcaagaggtctagaatacaagagcaaggatgtgatgctgagacttgataaggtactggtgagatctcaccttgagtattgtagacagttttgggctcctcattgtagaaaagatgtgctgacattggagagggtccagaggaggttcacaaggatgattccaggaatgaaagggttatcatacaaggaacatttgatggctctgggtctgcactcgctgtaatggggggtggagtggggagaatcttattgaaacctttcgaatgttgaaaagctgagacagtggatgttgaaaggaggtttcccatggtgggaagagtccaggacaagagggcacagcctcaagatagaggggcatcctttcaaaacagatggggagaaatttccttagccagagggtagtgaacttgttaccacaagcagctgtggcaGCCCGgtagttgggtgtatttaagacggagtttgacaggctcttgattggccaaggcatcgaaggttacagggaggccGTGGAGTGGCgctggggagggggaaaaaaaatcagtcctGATTGAGtggtagaacagactcgatgggccaaatggcccaattctgctcccatgtcttttaGTCCGTTTATTGGACATTTTGTAATGTATatttactgtactgctgcaaaacaaatttgcCAGTGATAATCAACCTCAGGATGACGATCAGACAGACGCTTCGGCCCAACTCGTCCCGCCCGATCAAGGTGCCTAACCAAGTCTCACTTCTCCGCGTTTGTACCAAGTCCCGCTAAACCTTTCCCCATCAAACACTAAACCCGCTTTAAGATGACCCGATGTGAATCTTTAAAAAAGCGACTGAGTTACAAGTAGATCGATGCTGTTTTGTGAGATTGACAACAGTGTGTGACAACTCCCAGTCACAGGAGTATCGATGTCCCGTGGTGTGAAAGGCGCTACTGCACCACGGAATGTTTCTCCCGCTTTTTGAGTGTCTGACCACCGGTCCGGAACATAATGTAGCAGTGCGACTCAAACGTTCAATAAATTTATTGTAGTTATTCCCCCACAATAAATAAAAAGTGCCCAATGTCATTAAAGCGCTACATCTAAAGTTGCATCTCATAATCCCCATGTCAACTAAAACAGATAATAAATCAAATGAAACATTGCATTTAAATTCAGAAAAATAGACAAGTTGATCTTTCACATATCGTGTCCTCTCGCTACCCTCGGGGTCACGGCAGGCAGTTTCCCCTGAGAGAAAAATATACAGCCATAAATAATTAACCTTAGCAAAATTATATGTCTGAGGTACTTTCTGCGACTGGAAACCCAAACACCAAGGATAAATAATACACACAATATATAGCGACTTCGCCACGTCGCTACCAAGAACGAGCTTTCTGGCCAAAACTCGTGTATCATTTTCCTTTCGATACTTGTATCTGCGACCAATTAGTGGGACTTAGCACACGTTCCTccttatccccccccccccacacccctacAAGAAGTATTTCAGTTGCATAAGTCATTCGCAAAACAATCCGGTTCGCAATGTCTCATTTTTTGGACACCTGCGTTTTCTTCGGGAGCAGCacggcctggatgttggggagcACGCCTCCCTGCGCGATGGTCACCCCTCCCAGCAGCTTATTGAGCTCCTCGTCATTCCTGATGGCCAGCTGGAGGTGGCGAGGGATGATCCTGGTCTTCTTATTGTCCCGAGCTGCATTACCGGCCAGCTCCAGAATCTCCGCCGACAGGTACTCGAGCACGGCCGCCAGGTAGACCGGCGCCCCAGCTCCCACTCGCTCGGCGTAGTTGCCCTTCCGTAACAGGCGGTGGACACGGCCTACTGGGAACTGCAAGCCGGCCCGAGAAGATCGGGACTTGGCTTTAGCCCGTACCTTGCCACCGGTCTTACCTCTACCAGACATCCTCCGGTGCAGGTCAGGTCGGACTCGGGCTCGCCTTCTCGATACAATATAACCCGGCGGCTACAATGTAGCGAACAAGCGACCGCCCACAGCATTGACCCCGCCCCCGCGCGTCACGGGTATTAATAACCCGTCTTACGTCACAAGCAGCTCACTGCTTGTCACCGGATTGGTCCGCCGGAGGCCAGGTAACTCTCCCATTGGACTTAATTTGGATCCTTCATTTGCATATTGCTGTGCCTACACGAACCAAGTCATTGGAGCAGCAAGCTCCAGTCTTTGGATGGGCTTTGAAGGGGTGGGGCTGGCATCTGTTTATCTCGTGTTTCACGACAAACAAAATATCTCACGATTAACACACTCGGTATCtgctcaaacacgagaaaatcggcggatgctggaaattcaagcaacacacacacaaaatgctggtgaacgcagcaggccaggcagcatctctaggaagaggtacagtcgacgtttcgggccgagacccttcgtcaggactaactgaaagaagagctagtaagagatttgaaagggggagggggagatccgaaatgacaggaaaaggcaggagggggagggatggagccaagagctggacaggtgattggcaagaagctggagaagggagaggatcatgtcccgggaggcctagggagaaagaaaaggggaggggagcatcagaggacgatatagtgacagggacagagggagaaaaaagagaaagaagggggaaataaataatggatagggtacggagaggtggggcattaacggaaagcacctaccccaccagcctcctggtccAACGTATAACCttttgccacctccaacgggatcccaccactaagcacatctttcccttccccctcccccccccccgctttccgcagggatcgctccctacgcgactcccttgtccattcgtcccccacatccctccccactgatctctctcctggcacttatccgtgtaagcggaacaagtgctacacatgcccttacacttcctcccttaccaccattcagggccccagacagtactaccaggtgaggcgacacttaacttgtgagtcggctggggtgataaactgcgtccggtgctctcgatgtggccttctatatattggtgagacccgacgcagactgggagaccgctttgctgaacatctacgctctgtccgccagagaaagcaggatctcccagtggccacacattttaattccacatcccattcccattctgacatgtctatccacggcctcttctactgtaaagatgaagccacactcaggttggaggaacaacaccttatattccgtctgggtagcctccaacctgatggcatgaacattgacttctctaacctccgctaatgccctacccaCCCCCTcgccgtaccccatccgttatttatttatttcccctttctttctctcttttttctccctctgtccctctcactatatcttcctctgatgctcccctcccc
Proteins encoded:
- the LOC134356971 gene encoding histone H2A-like, with the protein product MSGRGKTGGKVRAKAKSRSSRAGLQFPVGRVHRLLRKGNYAERVGAGAPVYLAAVLEYLSAEILELAGNAARDNKKTRIIPRHLQLAIRNDEELNKLLGGVTIAQGGVLPNIQAVLLPKKTQGKLPAVTPRVARGHDM